The Gammaproteobacteria bacterium genome has a segment encoding these proteins:
- a CDS encoding dihydroorotase family protein, whose protein sequence is MAAQKPFDLLIKNVRVVRPNAAMVEDADIAISKGKFAKIAPGIAAGSAKQVFDAKNRLAFPGLVDPHMHTGIYAPLGEDAVTESRAAAQGGVTSSLNYMRTGGYYLNKGGPYKKFFPEVLDISAGKFHVDYAYHLAPMSRQHIREIPTLVSEFGVTSFKIFMFYGGHGLHGRSQNQSEFLMIGKDEKYDIAHFEFVMRGVRKAMDKYPELADDISLSLHCETAEIMAAYTKMVEEEGALKGLHAYSAGRPPHSEGLAIFIAAYLANETDLPNINLLHLTSRKAVVAALQMAAVFPHIDFRREVTIGHLMLDTDSPCGPLAKVNPPIRPRPDVEFLWENLVAGNLDWVCSDHACCKHEMKVDPKKPKDIWLAKSGFGGTEYLLAALVSEGRKRGLTYNQMAKLTSFNPARRFGLPGKGDIEPGLDADLAILDPNETWTVRAADSESQQGYTPFEGMELSGRVKTTVLRGEIVFDGGKIVGKPRGKYLSRPC, encoded by the coding sequence ATGGCCGCCCAGAAGCCCTTTGACCTGCTGATCAAGAACGTGCGTGTTGTCCGGCCCAACGCGGCCATGGTGGAGGACGCCGATATCGCCATCAGCAAGGGCAAGTTCGCGAAGATCGCACCGGGGATCGCCGCCGGGTCGGCGAAGCAGGTGTTCGATGCGAAGAACCGGCTGGCGTTTCCGGGCCTGGTGGACCCGCACATGCACACCGGGATCTACGCCCCGCTCGGCGAGGACGCCGTCACCGAGAGTCGCGCCGCCGCCCAGGGTGGCGTCACCTCGAGCCTGAACTACATGCGCACGGGCGGCTATTACCTGAACAAGGGCGGCCCGTACAAGAAGTTCTTTCCGGAGGTGCTCGACATTTCGGCGGGTAAGTTCCACGTGGACTACGCCTACCACCTGGCCCCGATGAGCCGCCAGCACATCCGCGAGATCCCCACGCTGGTGAGCGAGTTCGGGGTCACGTCATTCAAGATCTTCATGTTCTACGGCGGACACGGGCTGCATGGGCGCTCGCAGAACCAGTCCGAGTTCCTGATGATCGGCAAGGACGAGAAGTACGACATCGCGCACTTCGAGTTCGTGATGCGCGGCGTGCGCAAGGCGATGGACAAGTATCCCGAGCTGGCCGACGACATTTCGCTCAGCCTGCACTGCGAGACCGCCGAGATCATGGCGGCGTACACGAAGATGGTGGAGGAGGAGGGTGCGCTCAAGGGGCTGCACGCCTACAGCGCCGGGCGCCCGCCGCATTCGGAGGGCCTGGCGATCTTCATAGCCGCCTATCTCGCCAACGAAACGGATCTGCCGAACATCAACCTGCTGCACCTGACTTCGCGCAAGGCGGTCGTGGCGGCATTGCAGATGGCCGCGGTGTTCCCGCACATCGACTTCCGTCGCGAGGTGACCATCGGCCACCTGATGCTCGATACCGACTCCCCCTGCGGTCCGCTCGCCAAGGTGAATCCGCCGATCCGTCCGCGGCCGGATGTCGAGTTCCTCTGGGAGAACCTGGTGGCCGGCAACCTCGACTGGGTGTGCAGCGACCACGCCTGCTGCAAGCACGAGATGAAGGTGGACCCGAAGAAGCCGAAGGACATCTGGCTCGCGAAGTCCGGTTTCGGCGGCACGGAGTACCTGCTGGCCGCGCTGGTGAGCGAGGGCCGCAAGCGGGGCCTGACCTACAACCAGATGGCGAAACTCACGAGCTTCAATCCGGCGCGCCGTTTCGGGCTGCCCGGCAAGGGCGATATCGAGCCGGGGCTGGATGCCGACCTCGCCATCCTCGATCCGAACGAGACCTGGACCGTGCGCGCGGCCGATTCGGAATCGCAGCAGGGGTATACGCCGTTCGAGGGCATGGAGCTCAGCGGGCGCGTCAAGACGACGGTGCTGCGCGGCGAGATCGTGTTCGACGGCGGCAAGATCGTCGGCAAGCCGCGCGGAAAATACCTCAGCCGGCCCTGTTAG
- a CDS encoding trypsin-like serine protease: protein MSQRQVILRRMPRRCGIVPGLATLLALLPAAALAIVNGAVPAEARYRSAFAWVVALHYEGSEGICSGQLVAPAWVLTAAHCTSSNARVMSGQLDRTRAGAVRVLRAVKHPRYDEKTGAYDIGLLQLEHPLSVEPVPMLTCAEAAALVRKGALGVIAGYGRRITGVDFSRELVVSDVVLDSLQIEGERFAFLDRASGPCGGDSGGPLLLARADGSWALAGVASRVVGDLCAQGGGVSLYMNVGQLREFIDSHVR, encoded by the coding sequence ATGAGCCAGCGGCAGGTCATTCTTCGCCGCATGCCCCGCCGTTGCGGAATCGTGCCTGGCCTCGCGACGCTGCTGGCGCTCCTCCCTGCCGCCGCACTGGCCATCGTCAACGGCGCGGTTCCCGCCGAGGCGCGTTATCGAAGCGCCTTTGCCTGGGTCGTGGCCCTGCACTACGAGGGTTCGGAGGGGATCTGCAGCGGTCAGCTCGTCGCGCCGGCCTGGGTGCTGACCGCGGCGCATTGCACGTCGTCGAATGCGCGCGTGATGTCCGGACAGCTGGATCGCACCAGGGCCGGTGCGGTGCGCGTGCTGCGGGCGGTGAAGCATCCGCGGTACGACGAGAAAACCGGTGCCTACGACATCGGTTTGTTGCAGCTCGAGCATCCCCTGTCCGTCGAGCCGGTGCCGATGCTGACCTGCGCCGAGGCGGCGGCGCTGGTCCGCAAGGGCGCCCTCGGCGTGATTGCGGGGTACGGCAGGCGGATCACCGGTGTCGATTTCTCGCGCGAGCTGGTGGTGTCCGATGTGGTGCTGGATTCGCTGCAGATCGAAGGCGAGCGGTTCGCCTTCCTCGATCGGGCTTCGGGCCCCTGCGGCGGTGACAGCGGCGGGCCGCTGTTGCTCGCGCGCGCGGACGGCAGCTGGGCGCTCGCCGGCGTGGCGAGCCGCGTGGTGGGCGATCTGTGCGCGCAGGGGGGCGGGGTTTCGCTGTACATGAACGTGGGGCAGTTGCGCGAGTTCATCGATTCCCATGTGAGATGA
- the asnB gene encoding asparagine synthase (glutamine-hydrolyzing) yields the protein MCGIAGFLNADRLAPVDSAVLGRMTDVVRHRGPDGEGQFIDGPVGLGHRRLAIIDPATGHQPMTDPVTGNVIVFNGEIYNYLELRAELEAAGDSFQTRSDTEVILKAYARWGAQCLARFNGMWAFALWDARERRLFLARDRLGIKPLHWCLHGDRFLFASEMKSLFAAGVPRVADRSLLDVYLTLGYIPAPHSWFAGVRKLEPGHCIVTDGRAVTVSRWWDLPAVDEGAMRRDAATVDAEFEELLRDAVRISMRSDVPFGAFLSGGLDSSSIVTLMAGETSLPVETFTIGFDDPAFDERGLARQVAAAVGARHHERTVTPEDLDGAIARVARHYDEPFGDSSALPTSHVAQLAVSRVKMVLTGDGGDEVLSGYRAYQVEKVAGLWQRVPAPLRKLPVAVLAAAAGVARGSTRYRVDQWLRLLRTTAAPFEERLLTKAAWLEKSRREALLAADRVQPVEDIVDALMQACPYRDPFYRLMYFNHKVSLPDDMLTKVDRMTMAWSLEARVPLLDFRLVELMAGVDKAVKLDGLTRKAVLRRTVGRRLPRELLSAGKRGFVVPLRSWFAQSGFADDRIRRAAALAGLPAAGVQELLDEQRTGRRDHGNLLWMLMVLGAVAA from the coding sequence ATGTGCGGTATCGCCGGTTTCCTCAACGCTGACCGCCTGGCGCCGGTGGACTCCGCCGTGCTGGGGCGGATGACCGACGTGGTCCGGCACCGTGGCCCGGACGGCGAGGGCCAGTTCATCGACGGACCCGTCGGACTCGGCCACCGACGCCTCGCGATCATCGATCCGGCGACCGGCCACCAGCCGATGACTGATCCCGTGACCGGGAACGTCATCGTCTTCAACGGCGAAATCTACAATTACCTCGAACTGCGCGCAGAGCTGGAGGCGGCGGGCGACTCATTCCAGACCCGCTCTGATACCGAGGTCATCCTGAAGGCCTACGCCCGGTGGGGTGCGCAGTGCCTCGCGCGGTTCAACGGCATGTGGGCTTTCGCACTGTGGGATGCACGCGAGCGCCGGCTGTTTCTCGCGCGCGACCGGCTTGGCATCAAGCCGCTGCACTGGTGCCTTCACGGTGACCGCTTCCTGTTCGCATCGGAGATGAAGAGCCTGTTCGCTGCGGGCGTCCCGCGCGTTGCGGACCGCTCGCTGCTGGATGTCTACCTCACGCTGGGCTACATCCCGGCGCCGCATTCGTGGTTTGCCGGTGTGCGCAAGCTGGAACCCGGCCACTGTATCGTGACCGACGGCCGGGCCGTAACCGTGTCCAGGTGGTGGGACCTGCCGGCTGTCGACGAAGGCGCGATGCGCCGTGACGCCGCCACGGTGGACGCCGAGTTCGAGGAACTGCTGCGCGACGCCGTACGCATCAGCATGCGTAGCGACGTACCTTTTGGCGCGTTCCTGAGCGGTGGTCTCGACTCCTCGTCCATCGTCACCCTGATGGCGGGCGAGACGTCGCTGCCGGTGGAGACATTCACCATAGGGTTCGACGACCCGGCTTTCGACGAGCGTGGCCTGGCGCGGCAGGTGGCTGCCGCCGTGGGGGCGCGCCACCACGAGCGCACCGTGACTCCGGAGGATCTCGACGGCGCCATTGCCCGGGTGGCTCGCCACTACGACGAACCTTTCGGGGATTCCTCGGCTCTGCCCACGAGTCATGTCGCGCAGCTCGCCGTGTCGCGCGTGAAGATGGTGTTGACAGGCGACGGTGGCGATGAGGTGCTCTCCGGCTACCGCGCATACCAGGTCGAGAAGGTGGCGGGGCTCTGGCAGCGCGTGCCGGCGCCGCTGCGTAAACTGCCGGTCGCTGTGCTCGCGGCGGCCGCAGGCGTGGCGCGCGGCAGCACACGCTACCGGGTGGACCAGTGGCTGCGGCTGCTGCGCACCACCGCGGCACCCTTCGAGGAGAGGCTTCTCACCAAAGCTGCGTGGCTCGAAAAGTCGCGACGGGAAGCGCTGCTGGCCGCGGACCGGGTGCAGCCGGTGGAGGATATCGTCGATGCGCTCATGCAGGCCTGTCCGTATCGCGATCCGTTCTACCGACTGATGTACTTCAATCACAAGGTGTCGCTCCCCGACGACATGCTCACCAAGGTGGACCGCATGACGATGGCCTGGTCGCTGGAGGCGCGCGTACCGCTCCTCGACTTTCGTCTGGTCGAGCTGATGGCAGGCGTCGACAAGGCGGTGAAGCTCGATGGCCTCACGCGCAAGGCCGTGCTTCGGCGTACGGTGGGCCGACGCTTGCCCCGCGAGTTGCTCAGTGCCGGCAAGCGTGGCTTCGTAGTGCCATTGCGCAGCTGGTTCGCGCAGAGTGGTTTCGCCGACGATCGCATCCGCCGTGCCGCCGCGCTGGCCGGACTGCCGGCGGCCGGCGTGCAGGAACTCCTCGACGAGCAGCGCACTGGCCGGCGCGACCACGGCAATTTGCTGTGGATGCTGATGGTGCTCGGTGCCGTTGCCGCATGA
- a CDS encoding glycosyltransferase family 4 protein encodes MRVLITVPRIEIPGGVSNYYRVLRPHLDQDKIYFEIGSIPGHSGPLRRVLRLAEDYVRFHRTLKHKQIDLVHLNPSMNSYAVCREGLFLLIALAHGKNVLVFFRGWRPSVEATIRRRFRRLFQAIYGRARATVVLAGEFQETLVSLGIPGPFFIETTVVEDEVFSAPSGVSTHTTQREGFRVLFLSRLVAGKGLPEALDAIALLQTTVPDATLDIAGDGPLREWAEREVDRRELRGVQFLGHISGSEKHSAFEQSDAYLFMSLAEGMPNSVLEAMAHGLPVVTRPVGGLRDFFVDGVMGYAVDSTDAADFARRLAQLAADPALRACMGRHNRDYARNRFTASVVASRLLAIYDTLRPAVAGGCTTDTDVR; translated from the coding sequence ATGAGAGTGCTCATTACCGTACCGCGAATTGAGATTCCCGGCGGGGTATCCAATTACTACCGTGTGTTACGGCCACACCTGGACCAGGACAAGATCTACTTCGAGATCGGGAGCATTCCCGGGCATTCGGGGCCGCTTCGTCGCGTGTTGCGACTTGCAGAAGATTACGTGCGGTTTCATCGGACTCTGAAGCACAAGCAGATCGACCTGGTCCACCTCAATCCGTCCATGAACTCGTACGCTGTCTGCCGTGAGGGGCTCTTTCTCCTGATCGCCCTCGCCCATGGCAAGAACGTCCTGGTGTTCTTTCGCGGATGGCGTCCATCGGTGGAGGCCACCATTCGTCGTCGGTTCAGAAGACTTTTTCAAGCCATTTATGGGCGCGCCCGGGCCACGGTCGTCCTGGCAGGCGAATTCCAGGAAACGCTCGTCAGCCTGGGAATTCCAGGGCCGTTTTTCATCGAGACGACCGTCGTGGAAGACGAGGTCTTCTCGGCTCCATCAGGCGTGAGTACTCATACGACGCAACGAGAGGGATTCCGCGTGCTTTTTCTGTCCCGCCTCGTTGCCGGCAAGGGCCTGCCCGAGGCCCTCGACGCGATCGCGCTGTTGCAAACGACGGTTCCAGACGCGACCCTGGACATCGCCGGCGACGGACCGCTGCGTGAATGGGCGGAGCGTGAAGTCGACCGCCGGGAGCTGCGGGGCGTGCAGTTCCTCGGCCACATCAGCGGCTCCGAGAAACACTCCGCGTTTGAGCAATCCGACGCCTACCTGTTCATGTCGCTGGCCGAAGGCATGCCAAACTCCGTACTGGAGGCCATGGCCCACGGCTTGCCAGTCGTCACGCGCCCTGTGGGTGGCCTGCGCGATTTCTTCGTTGACGGCGTCATGGGGTATGCGGTCGACAGCACCGACGCTGCGGACTTCGCCCGACGCCTGGCGCAGCTCGCGGCAGATCCAGCGCTGCGTGCCTGCATGGGCCGCCACAACCGCGACTACGCGCGCAATCGCTTTACCGCCTCGGTCGTCGCGAGTCGCCTGCTCGCCATCTACGACACCCTGCGGCCCGCGGTTGCCGGCGGCTGCACGACCGACACCGATGTGCGATAG
- a CDS encoding alginate lyase family protein encodes MTRRIGWAQSALWFGRRLAVMPPAELAHRITNTLYNTLVPLALNVPSAVADSPFVMGHAACLFRPTIATDPRDADRLLSGEVPVYGRWIPLRTDSRFWHTDPLTGASWPLVASGRIHYRVGNATGDVRITWELNRLQHLVSLATIAAADPAARPRAVALFEERVIAWETANPAGMGVNWISAMECALRMVAVLHAFDLLRAWVAPPTRAVVARIAVVHARHIERHLSLYSSAGNHTIAEGVGLLYAGVLLPETRETARWQSRGRQLLAREAQRQVLPDGGGLEQSTGYLVQVRDLLALARLLLHHAGAPAEPTVDAAVDRASVFLRTLDGGTGSPPLIGDDDGGAALVPGFTPDPRPSPACGRHTFHDFGLTVIANGRGERLVFLHNPLGMAPRHGHGHADCLSVLLDVGGSPVLIDTGTGQYGGDPVFRHYFRSTRAHNTATIDNSDQAIQSGAFQWQRAYVPRVLAAREVSGGYLLVATHSGYAGRPARHVRGLFYLPERLLVVRDVVEAPADARITARWHLGCHVEPAQGQNEFALRTAAGKHLTLSLRGGTTRMVRGETDPPLGWRSEVYGQREPCDVIELNGTGPCEWVSVFRLGAVAAGAVEEALALLGTTH; translated from the coding sequence GTGACGCGACGCATAGGCTGGGCGCAATCCGCGCTGTGGTTCGGGCGCCGGCTCGCGGTCATGCCTCCGGCCGAGCTCGCTCACCGTATCACAAATACGCTCTACAACACCCTCGTGCCGCTGGCGCTCAACGTTCCGTCGGCAGTGGCTGACAGCCCGTTCGTGATGGGTCACGCGGCCTGCCTGTTTCGGCCCACGATCGCAACGGATCCCCGCGATGCCGACCGACTCCTGTCGGGCGAGGTGCCTGTTTATGGTCGCTGGATCCCGCTGCGCACCGACTCCCGCTTCTGGCACACGGACCCGCTCACCGGCGCGTCCTGGCCGCTGGTCGCGAGCGGGCGCATCCACTACCGCGTCGGCAATGCGACGGGGGACGTGCGCATCACCTGGGAACTCAACCGCCTGCAGCACCTCGTCAGCCTCGCCACCATCGCCGCCGCCGATCCAGCCGCGCGCCCCAGGGCTGTGGCACTGTTCGAAGAAAGAGTCATAGCGTGGGAGACGGCAAATCCGGCTGGCATGGGCGTGAACTGGATCTCCGCAATGGAGTGCGCGCTGCGCATGGTGGCCGTCCTGCATGCATTCGACCTCCTGCGCGCCTGGGTAGCCCCCCCCACCCGAGCGGTAGTGGCCCGGATCGCCGTGGTCCACGCCCGCCACATAGAGCGCCATCTGTCGCTGTACTCGTCAGCCGGCAATCACACGATCGCCGAAGGCGTGGGACTGCTGTATGCGGGTGTGCTGCTGCCCGAGACCCGGGAGACGGCCCGCTGGCAGTCCCGTGGACGCCAATTGCTTGCGCGCGAGGCACAGCGCCAGGTGCTGCCTGATGGAGGCGGACTCGAGCAGTCCACTGGTTATCTTGTGCAGGTACGCGATCTGCTCGCGCTGGCACGATTGCTGCTGCACCATGCGGGCGCACCGGCCGAGCCCACCGTCGATGCGGCTGTGGACCGCGCCAGCGTATTCCTGCGGACGCTGGATGGGGGCACCGGGTCGCCACCGCTGATTGGTGACGATGACGGCGGCGCGGCGCTCGTGCCGGGATTCACACCGGATCCACGGCCCAGCCCCGCGTGCGGCCGCCACACGTTCCATGACTTCGGGCTGACGGTCATAGCCAATGGCCGCGGCGAGCGCCTCGTCTTCCTGCACAACCCGCTGGGCATGGCGCCGAGGCACGGCCACGGCCACGCGGACTGCCTCTCGGTGCTGCTCGATGTCGGCGGCAGCCCGGTGCTCATAGACACAGGGACCGGACAATATGGCGGCGACCCCGTGTTCAGGCACTACTTTCGTTCTACCCGGGCCCACAATACGGCGACAATCGACAACTCGGACCAGGCCATCCAATCAGGCGCGTTCCAGTGGCAGCGAGCGTATGTGCCCCGCGTACTGGCCGCCCGCGAGGTCAGTGGCGGGTACTTGCTGGTCGCCACCCACTCGGGCTATGCGGGTCGGCCGGCCCGTCACGTCCGGGGACTTTTCTACCTGCCGGAACGACTCCTCGTTGTACGCGACGTGGTGGAGGCTCCTGCCGACGCCCGGATAACGGCCCGATGGCACCTGGGCTGCCACGTTGAACCGGCCCAAGGCCAAAACGAGTTTGCGCTCCGAACCGCGGCCGGGAAGCACCTGACATTGTCGCTTCGCGGTGGAACCACCCGCATGGTGCGCGGTGAAACGGATCCTCCGCTCGGCTGGCGATCCGAAGTCTATGGCCAGCGCGAGCCCTGCGACGTGATCGAATTAAACGGCACCGGTCCCTGTGAGTGGGTGAGCGTATTCAGGCTGGGAGCCGTGGCGGCCGGCGCCGTTGAGGAAGCCCTCGCGCTCCTCGGCACCACGCACTGA
- a CDS encoding glycosyltransferase family 4 protein, which produces MSRKALIFIEDNTFSHDNRVIREATALVDAGWDVTVVCARYPGDPFFKRISASLRVYFFPKPNAISAVGHIAEHAITLMLGSMLVLWVQIRHGFQILHACNPMDTLWLLAAPYRLFGKKFIYDQHDLCPELYLSRGDANDQGYLFKALLLLERMSYRTAAAVIATNETYKSIAIERGGRSPDSVFVVRNGPDLGKFHPVEPRNDLKKNGEILVGYLGNINIQDGVDHLLIAAKQIVLEQGRKDVRFVLVGGGTYQPELVKLSRRMGLADCVTFAGRLPDEDMLRTLCACDICVQPDPYNPLNDASTMNKVMEYMALGKPVIAYDLKETRFSCGNAAVYADPHDPQDLGRKILELADDATRRNEMAAMGRERVEKVLDWRLSVPHLLAAYEYALRR; this is translated from the coding sequence ATGAGCCGAAAAGCCCTGATCTTCATTGAAGACAATACATTCAGTCACGACAACCGGGTGATCAGGGAAGCAACCGCGTTGGTCGACGCCGGCTGGGATGTGACGGTTGTATGCGCCAGGTACCCCGGCGACCCATTCTTCAAGCGGATCAGCGCCAGCCTGCGCGTCTATTTCTTTCCGAAACCCAACGCGATCAGTGCGGTTGGGCATATCGCCGAGCATGCGATTACCCTGATGCTGGGATCAATGCTCGTGCTCTGGGTGCAAATCCGGCACGGCTTTCAGATTCTGCACGCATGCAATCCGATGGACACACTGTGGTTGCTGGCGGCGCCCTATCGACTATTCGGCAAGAAGTTCATCTACGACCAGCATGACCTGTGCCCGGAGCTTTATCTCTCGCGCGGGGACGCAAATGATCAGGGCTACCTTTTCAAGGCGCTTCTTCTCCTGGAAAGGATGTCGTACCGGACTGCTGCAGCAGTGATAGCCACGAACGAAACCTACAAGTCCATTGCGATCGAGCGGGGCGGGCGCAGTCCCGACTCCGTATTCGTCGTGAGAAACGGCCCGGACCTGGGAAAGTTCCACCCCGTCGAGCCACGCAACGATCTGAAGAAGAACGGAGAAATCCTTGTTGGATATCTGGGAAACATCAACATTCAGGATGGCGTGGACCATCTTCTCATCGCCGCAAAGCAGATTGTGCTGGAGCAGGGCCGCAAGGATGTTCGTTTTGTGCTGGTTGGCGGCGGGACGTATCAGCCGGAGCTCGTGAAGCTATCCAGGCGGATGGGGCTCGCGGACTGCGTGACTTTTGCCGGTCGCCTGCCGGACGAAGACATGCTCAGGACCCTGTGCGCCTGCGATATCTGCGTGCAGCCGGATCCTTACAACCCCTTGAATGACGCATCTACAATGAACAAGGTGATGGAATACATGGCGCTCGGCAAGCCGGTGATTGCCTATGACCTCAAGGAAACCCGCTTCAGCTGCGGGAACGCGGCTGTCTATGCGGATCCACATGATCCACAGGACCTTGGCCGGAAGATCCTCGAACTGGCTGATGATGCCACTCGTCGCAACGAGATGGCGGCGATGGGCCGAGAGCGCGTCGAGAAGGTACTGGACTGGCGGTTATCGGTGCCACACCTGCTTGCCGCCTATGAGTACGCCCTGAGACGCTGA
- a CDS encoding acyltransferase: MKRMKLQLLFLALALFNALHRALAFRCLRRILYRLAGFEVHGSASVHDVRFFSFGRLSIGADSIVNRGCYLDNRRGMSIGDSVVIAHDTKIYTLGHDVNSPDFATAGAGVRIEDYAVLFSNVLVMPGVTIGRGAVVLPGSVVAHDVEPMSIVGGNPAVRKGVRHDVHRDRVLHHYWCAP, encoded by the coding sequence ATGAAACGGATGAAGCTGCAACTGTTGTTCCTGGCGCTTGCGCTGTTCAATGCGCTGCACCGGGCGCTCGCATTTCGTTGCCTTCGACGGATTCTCTACCGGCTTGCAGGCTTCGAGGTCCATGGCTCGGCATCTGTCCATGACGTGCGCTTCTTTTCCTTCGGGCGACTTTCGATTGGCGCGGATTCCATCGTCAATCGCGGTTGCTACCTGGACAACCGCAGAGGAATGTCGATCGGCGACAGCGTCGTGATTGCCCACGACACGAAGATCTACACGCTCGGTCATGACGTCAACAGTCCCGATTTCGCCACCGCTGGGGCGGGTGTACGGATCGAGGACTATGCCGTGCTCTTCAGCAACGTCCTGGTGATGCCTGGAGTCACCATCGGTCGCGGAGCGGTTGTGCTTCCCGGGTCTGTCGTCGCGCACGATGTCGAACCAATGTCGATTGTCGGCGGCAATCCGGCAGTGCGCAAAGGTGTGCGCCACGACGTGCACCGAGACAGGGTTCTTCATCATTACTGGTGCGCACCCTGA
- a CDS encoding methyltransferase domain-containing protein, with protein sequence MQTANCTNCGHAYLADGNVYNLVSGATDRKHEQAFYDAAYENRGATRPRSIEESVSLWDKRHQPELAVVRDAVGNVSGLDVLLLGNGASEKELAFLLQRPRTLVYSDLSVQASLKIQARYSFDEFRDRMLFAAVDAQSIPFADESFDVVYGFAFVHHLPDVAGFIRQVHRILRPGGHAVFMDDAYAPIWHKAKQSVLKPLMRYSHRTSGISPEDYRFSMSGGFREKDLAEMIVATGAEPWFRRISLITFLVFRAAEKLLPATASRRLQSSHVPDVTCATDRALARLSLFRNNQIRLIWGFSRPGRSS encoded by the coding sequence GTGCAGACAGCCAATTGCACGAACTGCGGCCACGCGTATCTCGCGGATGGCAATGTCTACAATCTGGTGTCCGGCGCCACCGATCGCAAGCACGAGCAGGCTTTCTACGACGCGGCATACGAGAATCGAGGCGCAACAAGACCGAGATCAATCGAGGAAAGCGTCAGTCTTTGGGACAAGCGCCATCAGCCCGAGCTCGCCGTTGTCCGCGATGCGGTAGGCAACGTGTCGGGCCTGGATGTCCTCCTGCTCGGCAACGGCGCGTCGGAGAAGGAGCTCGCGTTCCTGCTGCAGCGGCCACGCACACTGGTGTATTCGGATCTGTCGGTACAGGCTTCGCTGAAGATTCAGGCCCGGTACAGCTTCGATGAATTCCGCGATCGAATGCTGTTCGCAGCCGTGGATGCGCAGTCGATACCGTTCGCGGACGAGTCCTTCGACGTCGTCTACGGCTTCGCATTCGTGCATCACCTGCCTGATGTTGCGGGTTTCATTCGGCAAGTCCACCGGATCCTCCGGCCGGGTGGCCATGCGGTTTTCATGGACGATGCGTATGCGCCCATCTGGCACAAGGCCAAGCAATCCGTACTCAAGCCATTGATGCGTTACAGCCATCGAACGTCAGGCATCTCGCCGGAAGATTACCGGTTCTCCATGAGTGGCGGATTTCGCGAGAAGGATCTCGCCGAGATGATCGTGGCAACCGGCGCAGAGCCCTGGTTTCGACGAATCTCGCTCATCACCTTCCTCGTCTTCCGGGCCGCCGAAAAGCTGCTGCCGGCCACGGCGTCGCGCCGGCTGCAGTCAAGTCACGTACCCGACGTCACGTGCGCCACGGACCGGGCACTTGCACGGCTCAGCCTGTTCCGCAACAACCAGATCAGACTGATTTGGGGTTTTTCCCGCCCCGGGCGTAGCTCCTGA